Below is a window of Microcoleus sp. bin38.metabat.b11b12b14.051 DNA.
TAATACCGATCCAAGTAAGTTGCTAGGATATATGAAAAACCTAGTAAATAACAATCTTTGCTGTGTCGTTCCTGATAATTATCAAAAACAATGGGCAGAATCATTCATTAATCATTATGAGGTCAGTATGGGTTTCAGTAACTACAAAAACATCGGTGAAGTTCTCAAAAAATTTCAGGTGACTTATACCGAAGCTAATTTTGTCAAAGAAACTGAGTTTAGTATCACTGATTATTTTCGGGAAGACTTAGAATTTATGATGCGAGAAGCAGTTGTGGACAATTCAGAGTTTGCTGTCTGCGAAAATTTGATATATCCAGTTATCAAAGAAGTTTGGAAATGTTATCACAGTAAGTTTATTTTATGGAGTCATAAATCTCTTACTTGCTACCAGTATATGTCTGGTTTTTCTGAGTATATTTTAGCAAAACGTTCTCCTCTTGGCAAAGTTGTTTTTGACAAACCATATTTGCTTTTAGTTGAAGCCAAAGAAGACAATTTTCACGAAGGTTGGGTGCAATGCCTTGTAGAAATGATTACAGCACAGCGAATAAATCATGAATTAAACGTAACAATTTTAGGTATTGTTACCAATGGCACAACCTGGCAATTTGGCAAGCTAGAAGGTAAGACTTTTGCCAAGCAGATTAATCGTTACATGATTCAGGATCTAGATCAACTTTTTGCTGCTGTCAATTATGTATTTCAAGAGTGTGAATCCCAGCTAGATACTTCAGTAGTTGCCTAAATTTTACAAGTGTTTTCAATCTAACTAAACTATGCACAAACGATTTGTCAACCACTGCACCATTGACTTAAGTCTAATTCCCGACGGGCCAATCTTGATAAAATCTGGCAAAGAAGGGGCAGATCCAACTAAACCGGATATGGAGTTTGTCGAGACTTACCACGCAGGAGGAAGGTCAATTTATCTACCGGGAAGTTCCCTAAAAGGTGCGATTCGCGCTCATGCTGAAAGAATTGTCAGAACAGTAGGTAGAGATACCAATCCCAGTAATTACGATCCCAAAAATCTCTGGGCTAACGATCCGTTGAGTGACAAGTACGAATACTTAAAAGATAAATCATCCAGCGATATTTACAAATTATCTTCTTTTACAGACCAATTATTTGGCAATACTTCGATTGCTAGCCGACTGAGAATCCAAGATGCTTACCCAGTTGATAAAAAACAAGTCAAAATTCAAGAACGCAATGGAGTAGCGATCGATCGCGTTTTCGGTTCCGTAGCCGTGGGCCCGTTTAACTATCAAGTCTGCACCGCCGGAGAATTTCGCACAAAAATACATCTCAAAAACTTTTCCTTAGCACAATTAGGCTTAATTGGCTTAGTTTTGCGAGACTTAAATGATGGCTGGTTTGGTATCGGTTTTGCAAAATCTCGCGGCTTGGGCACCGTGACAGTAAATTTTAACGAAGCCGTAGTTCAGTATCCCGGCTGTCAATTAGATCAAGATAACCGCCAAATTAAACAAATAGTAAAATCCGGTGCATGGGGACACGTTTTATTGCTGGGTGCGGGAGAGTTTTTAGAGGCTGATGAAGCCAAAAAGTATGGCTTTTCTCAACCAGATCGCGAACAAACTCCGATTGCTGCTGAAGAGATGGATTTAGGT
It encodes the following:
- the csx7 gene encoding CRISPR-associated RAMP protein Csx7 — its product is MFETFKNRLEITGTLTTVTALRISKGRSTEPIGSDLPVIKDALGRPLIPGSSFKGALRSRLESFLRGILGSDRKMVANPAIEDEWSITSREMKIIKENFKDDKALTAEILKHTDLISHLFGSPWLASKFQVRDLTVQPDAWFGQYQERDGVAIDRDTETAADGKLYDFQVVPAGTPFDFKAVVENAEEWELGLLAIGLHQFETEQIPLGGGRSRGLGVVKLEIDKMHWVDIRDDKDPNNTDPSKLLGYMKNLVNNNLCCVVPDNYQKQWAESFINHYEVSMGFSNYKNIGEVLKKFQVTYTEANFVKETEFSITDYFREDLEFMMREAVVDNSEFAVCENLIYPVIKEVWKCYHSKFILWSHKSLTCYQYMSGFSEYILAKRSPLGKVVFDKPYLLLVEAKEDNFHEGWVQCLVEMITAQRINHELNVTILGIVTNGTTWQFGKLEGKTFAKQINRYMIQDLDQLFAAVNYVFQECESQLDTSVVA
- a CDS encoding RAMP superfamily CRISPR-associated protein → MHKRFVNHCTIDLSLIPDGPILIKSGKEGADPTKPDMEFVETYHAGGRSIYLPGSSLKGAIRAHAERIVRTVGRDTNPSNYDPKNLWANDPLSDKYEYLKDKSSSDIYKLSSFTDQLFGNTSIASRLRIQDAYPVDKKQVKIQERNGVAIDRVFGSVAVGPFNYQVCTAGEFRTKIHLKNFSLAQLGLIGLVLRDLNDGWFGIGFAKSRGLGTVTVNFNEAVVQYPGCQLDQDNRQIKQIVKSGAWGHVLLLGAGEFLEADEAKKYGFSQPDREQTPIAAEEMDLGFGVQLKWQGDGETGVPNLFKCAVHAWSKLLIPGVAA